From Erigeron canadensis isolate Cc75 chromosome 8, C_canadensis_v1, whole genome shotgun sequence, one genomic window encodes:
- the LOC122579469 gene encoding G-type lectin S-receptor-like serine/threonine-protein kinase SD2-5 — protein sequence MIMRVWWLLFCVIVTCWLLPQTCLSSVRKIGKVSPGFKGSQMQYIDNDGLFLVSNTSSFGFGFNPNTDITSFTVVIIHMVSSRIIWSANRGSAVGNSDNFVFGDDGNAYIESNGKVIWSTNTNGKGVSSMALLDSGNLVLVGSDGGVVWQSFSHPTNTLMPNQDFSEGMKLVSNRKSNLSFSLEIKSGDLILSAGFRNPQPYWAMGNDKRKIINKDGGKIISAIIDGNSWRFYDQTKVFLWQFVFADGTDANTTWAAVLEDDGFIRFYNLPGKTNGNNVIPGDSCGTPQSCSPYLVCHEGKTCQCPSGLSEINCKPGVVSCPASKDKITLINAGEGMTYSALGFVAPSSKTSLEGCKSSCLGNCSCLVMFFDNNSGSCYLFDQIGSFSDAKSGVGYESYVKVSKTSQRKKKDSTAVIIAIVVATVFVIVSLVFIGVRWSKKKNAPADKLDETSEEDNFLESISGMPIRFTYLDLQQATDNFSKKLGQGGFGSVYEGVLKDGTRLAVKQLEGIGQGKKEFRAEVSIIGGIHHHHLVRLKGFCAEGAHRLLVYEYMANGSLDRWIFKKKKTEFLLDWDTRYNIAVGTAKGLAYLHEDCDVKIVHCDIKPENVLLDANFRAKVSDFGLAKLMTREQSHVFTTMRGTRGYLAPEWITSYAISEKSDVYSFGMVLLEIIGGRKNYDSSMISEKSHFPSYAFKMMEEGNLQEIFDQQMKIDEKDDRVMVAIQVALWCIQDDMNLRPPMTKVVQMLEGLCPVPTPPMASQTGSRLYTGLFKSVSEEGTSSGPSDCNSDAYLSAVRLSGPR from the coding sequence ATGATCATGAGAGTTTGGTGGTTATTGTTTTGTGTCATTGTGACATGTTGGTTGTTACCTCAAACATGTTTGTCAAGTGTCCGAAAAATAGGGAAAGTGAGTCCTGGTTTTAAAGGGTCTCAAATGCAATACATTGACAATGATGGTTTGTTCCTTGTATCAAATACATCAAGTTTCGGGTTTGGTTTCAATCCCAATACCGATATAACGTCGTTTACTGTAGTTATTATCCACATGGTGAGTTCAAGGATCATTTGGTCCGCGAATAGGGGGTCTGCTGTTGGTAATTCTGATAACTTTGTATTTGGTGATGATGGTAATGCTTATATAGAAAGTAATGGAAAAGTTATTTGGAGTACTAATACGAATGGGAAAGGGGTTTCTTCTATGGCATTGCTTGATTCAGGCAACTTGGTTTTGGTTGGGAGTGATGGTGGTGTTGTTTGGCAAAGTTTTAGCCATCCAACAAACACACTTATGCCGAATCAAGATTTTAGTGAAGGGATGAAGCTTGTAAGCAATCGAAAAAGCAATTTGTCGTTTTCGTTAGAGATTAAGTCTGGTGACTTGATTTTATCAGCTGGTTTTCGTAATCCTCAGCCATATTGGGCTATGGGTAATGATAAGAGGAAGATTATTAATAAAGATGGCGGAAAGATTATATCCGCCATCATTGATGGCAATTCTTGGAGGTTTTATGATCAAACCAAAGTGTTTTTATGGCAGTTTGTGTTTGCAGATGGTACTGATGCTAACACTACATGGGCTGCAGTTTTAGAAGATGATGGGTTCATTAGATTCTATAATCTCCCTGGAAAAACCAATGGAAACAATGTAATACCCGGTGATTCGTGTGGTACACCTCAATCGTGTTCACCTTATCTTGTATGCCATGAGGGAAAAACTTGTCAATGCCCCTCTGGACTAAGTGAAATCAACTGCAAACCTGGTGTTGTGTCTTGTCCTGcttcaaaagataaaattacTCTAATCAATGCAGGTGAAGGTATGACCTATTCGGCTCTTGGGTTTGTAGCACCCTCCTCAAAGACAAGTTTAGAAGGGTGCAAATCATCGTGTTTGGGTAACTGTTCTTGTTTGGTTATGTTCTTTGATAATAATTCAGGAAGTTGCTATCTGTTTGATCAAATTGGGAGTTTTTCAGACGCTAAAAGTGGGGTCGGTTATGAATCATATGTTAAGGTTTCAAAAACTTCacaaaggaaaaagaaagacTCGACAGCAGTCATCATTGCTATAGTTGTAGCCACCGTGTTTGTAATTGTTAGCCTTGTATTCATTGGGGTTCGATGGTCCAAGAAGAAAAACGCCCCTGCAGATAAGTTGGATGAAACATCAGAAGAGGATAATTTCCTGGAGAGTATATCCGGAATGCCAATTCGTTTTACTTACTTAGACCTTCAACAAGCCACGGATAACTTCAGTAAGAAGCTTGGTCAAGGAGGGTTCGGTTCTGTTTATGAAGGAGTCTTAAAAGACGGGACCCGGCTTGCGGTCAAACAGCTAGAAGGGATTGGTCAAGGAAAGAAAGAGTTTCGTGCTGAAGTAAGCATCATCGGTGGGATTCACCATCACCATTTGGTTCGGCTTAAAGGGTTCTGTGCAGAAGGGGCACACCGGCTTCTTGTTTATGAGTACATGGCTAATGGGTCGTTAGACCGgtggattttcaagaaaaagaaaactgaGTTTTTGTTGGATTGGGATACACGATATAACATCGCAGTAGGTACTGCAAAAGGACTTGCATACCTTCATGAAGATTGTGATGTAAAGATTGTTCATTGTGATATCAAGCCTGAAAACGTACTACTTGATGCTAACTTCCGGGCTAAAGTTTCAGACTTTGGTTTGGCCAAGTTAATGACAAGAGAACAAAGCCATGTTTTCACAACTATGAGAGGTACAAGAGGGTACTTAGCGCCAGAATGGATCACAAGTTATGCGATATCTGAAAAGAGTGATGTTTATAGCTTTGGGATGGTCCTACTTGAAATCATCGGAGGCAGGAAAAACTACGACTCTTCAATGATTTCTGAGAAATCCCATTTTCCATCTTACGCCTTTAAGATGATGGAAGAAGGAAACTTACAAGAAATCTTTGACCAGCAAATGAAAATTGACGAGAAAGATGATCGTGTGATGGTTGCTATACAAGTGGCTCTATGGTGCATACAAGATGATATGAACCTTAGGCCTCCAATGACCAAAGTGGTTCAAATGCTTGAGGGTTTGTGCCCGGTGCCAACACCGCCAATGGCATCTCAGACCGGTTCCAGGCTGTACACGGGGTTGTTTAAATCTGTTAGTGAAGAAGGGACGTCATCAGGGCCGTCTGATTGTAACAGTGACGCGTATTTATCTGCTGTCCGCCTCTCAGGGCCAAGATAG
- the LOC122579208 gene encoding uncharacterized protein LOC122579208 — MKVRSSVKKMCEFCRTVKRRGRVFVLCSANPKHKQRQGISTVSFPEGSLTSRISEMQITQSSYQAPISNSGTGGGLASLLVERKVPVLFAGWRVNIASLLQTRAK, encoded by the exons ATGAAGGTGAGGTCGTCAGTGAAGAAAATGTGTGAATTCTGTAGAACAGTGAAACGTCGTGGTAGAGTCTTTGTTCTGTGCTCCGCAAATCCTAAGCATAAACAGCGACAAGGTATCTCGACAGTTTCTTTCCCGGAAGGTTCTCTCACGTCCAg AATATCAGAAATGCAGATAACTCAAAGCAGTTATCAAGCTCCTATTTCTAACTCTGGCACTGGAGGTGGCTTGGCATCTCTACTGGTTGAGAGGAAAGTGCCCGTGCTTTTTGCTGGATGGAGAGTAAACATAGCATCTCTTCTTCAGACACGGGCCAAGTGA